The genomic segment CGTACTGCCGTCCATCATCAAGATGCCCGAGCAGATCGCCGGGGGCCGCCCCGTGACCATCTCGGTGGTGGGCAAGCCCGCCGAGTCGCAGCCCGAGTCGCTGGCCAGCTGGACCGCCCAGGTCGAGCGCTTCGAGAAGCGCTACCCCAACGTCACGATCAACGGCACCGACTACGCCTACAGCCCCGACACCTTCGCCACCCTCGTGGCCGGCAAGCAGGTGCCCACGCTCTTCGAAGTCTACCTCTCCGACCCGTCGAAGATCATCGACCAGGGCATCGCCGCCGACCTGACCAGCGTGTTCGACGCCAACAAGCTGCAGGATGTGTTCAACCCCAACATCCTCTCGATCACCTCGAAGGATGGCAAGGTGTACGGCATCCCGCGCTTCGCCTACGCCATGGGCCTTGGCTACAACCTCCAGATGCTCAAAGACGCCGGGTTCAGCGCGCCGCCCAAGACATGGGAGGAGCTGGCGACCATGGCGCAGAAGCTGACCAAGCGCGATGAGGGCGTCGCCGGGTTCTCGTTCATCACCGACGGCAGCGGCGCGTCGGGCTGGCAGTTCACCACGCTGGCCTACACCTGGGGCGCGAAGCAGGGCAGCATCGTGAAGCAGAACGCCGACGGCAGCTACACCGCCGGGTTCGCCGAGGGCGCGCCGGTGGATGCCATGCAGTATGTGAAGGATCTGCGCTGGAAGTACGACGTGCTGCCGCGCGAGAACCTGAACTGGAACCGCAACGGCGAGGCGCTGGCCACGGGCCGCGCGGCCATGGTGGTGATCGCGGGCGACCAGTACACCTGGATCCGCACCACCTTCCCCGATGTAGACATGAGCCAGTTCGGCTATGCGCCGCTGCCCGCAGGCCCGGATGGCAAGAGCGTCTCACTGGTGGGCGGCAACATCGCCATGGTCAGCGCCAGCGCCAGCGACGACGAGAAGGAGGCCGCCGCCTACTTCCGCCTGTGGACACAGTTCGACCCCAGCGAGATCCAGATCGGCTACGACAACAGTAAGAAAGACCCGACCGTGGTAGTGGGCCAGCCGGTGCTGCCGCTCTACGTGGGCGACTACCAGAAGGCCGCGCAGGCGCTCCAGGCCCAGTACGCCAACCTGCCGGTGGCCAACTACGCCCCGTTCATCGACGCCGTGACGGCGGAGCAGGTGAGCCTTGAGCCGGAGCCTGCGACCGCCGGGCAGGAGTACTACGCCGCGATCGGCACCGTGGTCAGCAGCATCCTCACCGATCAGTCGGTGGAGCCTGCCGCCGCGATGAAGGGCGCGTCGGACACGTTCCAGGCCAACGTGCTCAATCTGCTGAAGAAGTAGCGATCGCGCCGTATATCACATCTTCTGCGGGAAGCGACATGCTTCCCGCAGAAGATGCGATCTTCTGAAAAAAAGCACATCCTCTGCGCATGTGTCAAAAGAAGAAGAAAAGCTCCCTTTTGTCCTTTGGAGAAAATACCCTATGAGCGGTTCATTCAAACAACTTGGCGCGGTGCAGTCGCACCGCCTCGAAGGCAGCACGCTGAGCCTGGCATTTGGCGGGCCGGTGCTTGCGATCACCACGCTGACCGACCAGATCATGCGAGTGAGGCTGGCCCCCACAGGCAGCTTCGCGCCGCGCCGCTCGTGGGCGGTGGCCGCCCCCGACGAGGAGTTCCCCGGCGCAGCCGCCCAGGTGGCGCACGAGGGCGGGGTGATCACGCTGCGCACGGCGGCGCTGGCGGCCCATGTGGATACGGCCACGGGTGCGCTGCGCTTCACCACGGCGGATGGCCGCGCGTTCTGCGCCGACGAGGTCGGGGCCGAGTGGCAGGACGGCGGCGGCCAGGTGCGCTGCGCCAAGCAGATCGCGGCGGGCGAGCACTTCTACGGCTTCGGCGAGCGCACCGGCCAACTGGACAAGCGCGGCCAGCTGCTGAGCAACTGGACCACCGACCAGTACCGCTACGGCCCCTGCACCGACCCGCTGTATATCGCCATCCCCACCTTCATGGCGCTGCGGCCTGGCCTGGCCTACGGCGTATTCTTCAACAACACCTGGCGCAGCAGCTTCGACGTGGGCGCGGCCCGCGCGGGCGCGCTGCAGATCTGGGCCGAGGGCGGCGAGCTAGACTATTATGTCGTGTATGGCCCGCGCCCCGAGGCGGTATCGCAGGGCCTCGCGCAGATCTTGGGCACCATGCCGCTGCCGCCACGCTGGGCGCTGGGCTACCACCAGAGCCGCTGGAGCTACGGCAGCGACGCCGAGACCCGCCAGCTGGCCGAGCAGTTCCGCAGCCGCCAGATCCCGCTGGACGCCATCCACCTCGACATCGACTATATGCGCGGCTACCGCGACTTCACCTGGAACGACGAGGCCTTCCCCGACCCCGCCGCCCTGGTGGCCGACCTGCGGCGCGCGGGCGTGCGCGTGGTGCCGATCATCGACGCGGGCGTGAAGGCCGACCCCGAGTACGGCGTGTTTATCGACGGCAGCGAGCGCGACATGTTTCTGCGCCGCGCCGACGGCGAGGTGTTTCACGGCTACGTGTGGCCCGACGACTCGGTGTTCGCCGACTTCCTGCGGCCCGAGGTGCGCGCGTGGTGGGGCCAGCAGCAGCGCCCGCTGGCCGAGCTGGGCATCGGCGGCATCTGGAACGACATGAACGAGCCGACCGTGTTCGACCTGCCCTTCAGCCAGGGCGGCGGGCTGCCCCACACCATCGACCTGGATGCGCCCCAGGGGCCTGCGGGCGAGCAGACCACCCACGCCGAGGTGCACAACCTCTACGGCTCGAACATGGCCCAGGCATCCTACCAGGGCATGCGGATGGTGAGCGACGAGCGGCCCTTCGTGCTCACGCGCTCGGGCTTCGCGGGGGTGCAGCGCTGGAGCGCCTGCTGGATGGGCGACAACTGCTCGCGCTGGGAGCATATGGAGATGACCATGCCCCAGCTGATGAACATGGGGCTCTCGGGCGTGCCGTTCGTGGGCACCGATATCGGCGGCTTCTACGATAACGCCACCGGCGAGCTGTTCGCGCGCTGGATGCAGCTGGGCGCGCTGGTGCCGTTCGCGCGCGGGCACTCGACGGCGGGCACCGCACGCCACGAGCCGTGGGCCTTCGGGCCGGAGGTGGAGGCGATCTGCCGCGAGTACCTGGCCCTGCGCTACCGGCTGATGCCCTACCTCTACAGCCTGTTCTGGGAGGCATCGCAGCGCGGCACACCGGTGATGCGCCCGCTGCTCTACCACTTCCCCGACGACACCGCCACCTACGGCATCCACGACCAGTTCATGCTCGGCCCATGGCTGCTGGCCGCGCCGGTCTACCACGCCGACCAGCGCTGCCGCCACGTCTACCTGCCCGAGGGCACCTGGCACGACTGGTGGACCGGCGAGGTGACAAGCGGCCCGGCACACATCCTGGCCCAGGCCCCGCTGGAGCGCATGCCGCTGTATGTGCGCGGCGGCGCGATCGTGGCCAGCGGCCCGGCCAGCCTGCACGCGCATGAAGGCCCGCTGGCCGCGCTGACCCTAGACATCTACCCCGGCGATGGCGAGTGGACCCACTACGATGATGACGGCATCAGCTTCGCCTACGAGCGCGGCGAGTGCAGCACCACCCGCTACCGCGTGGGCCGCACCCCACAGGGCCTGCGCTTCGAGGCCCAGCCCCGCCAGGGCAGCTACCGCGTGCCGCCTCGCCCGCTGACCCTGCGCTTCCACGGCGCGGCGGCCCAGGGCGGCGGCTACGACGCGGCGACCCAGGTGCTGACGGTGGAGCGGCGCGACGACGGCCAGCCCTTCCAGCTCGACATCGCCCTTGCCTAGCAGCTCTACCGCCGCGCCCAGGTGTGCTGGTCGCGGCGGCTCAAGAAAGCTAAAGAAATGCGATCTTCGACGATCCCCTCAGCCAAAGCCCCGGCCATCAAGCGCCGCCGCATCCGCTGGCGCGAGCAGATCCCGGCGTGGCTGTTCTTGCTGCCCGCCCTGGTGGTGTTCGCCTACTTTGTCTGGTACCCCATGCTGGTGGCGATCGGCTACAGCTTCCAGCACGTGAGCCTGGTGGGCGAGTCGACCTGGGTTGGCCTCTCGAACTACCAGCGCATGCTCGCC from the Chloroflexia bacterium SDU3-3 genome contains:
- a CDS encoding extracellular solute-binding protein; this encodes MSITNIRWGSLIPCALVAAVLSSCSGATAPAATEAPAAGNATEAPVSATQAPAAADATTAAPAADAATAPAAAGVLPSIIKMPEQIAGGRPVTISVVGKPAESQPESLASWTAQVERFEKRYPNVTINGTDYAYSPDTFATLVAGKQVPTLFEVYLSDPSKIIDQGIAADLTSVFDANKLQDVFNPNILSITSKDGKVYGIPRFAYAMGLGYNLQMLKDAGFSAPPKTWEELATMAQKLTKRDEGVAGFSFITDGSGASGWQFTTLAYTWGAKQGSIVKQNADGSYTAGFAEGAPVDAMQYVKDLRWKYDVLPRENLNWNRNGEALATGRAAMVVIAGDQYTWIRTTFPDVDMSQFGYAPLPAGPDGKSVSLVGGNIAMVSASASDDEKEAAAYFRLWTQFDPSEIQIGYDNSKKDPTVVVGQPVLPLYVGDYQKAAQALQAQYANLPVANYAPFIDAVTAEQVSLEPEPATAGQEYYAAIGTVVSSILTDQSVEPAAAMKGASDTFQANVLNLLKK
- a CDS encoding DUF5110 domain-containing protein, whose protein sequence is MSGSFKQLGAVQSHRLEGSTLSLAFGGPVLAITTLTDQIMRVRLAPTGSFAPRRSWAVAAPDEEFPGAAAQVAHEGGVITLRTAALAAHVDTATGALRFTTADGRAFCADEVGAEWQDGGGQVRCAKQIAAGEHFYGFGERTGQLDKRGQLLSNWTTDQYRYGPCTDPLYIAIPTFMALRPGLAYGVFFNNTWRSSFDVGAARAGALQIWAEGGELDYYVVYGPRPEAVSQGLAQILGTMPLPPRWALGYHQSRWSYGSDAETRQLAEQFRSRQIPLDAIHLDIDYMRGYRDFTWNDEAFPDPAALVADLRRAGVRVVPIIDAGVKADPEYGVFIDGSERDMFLRRADGEVFHGYVWPDDSVFADFLRPEVRAWWGQQQRPLAELGIGGIWNDMNEPTVFDLPFSQGGGLPHTIDLDAPQGPAGEQTTHAEVHNLYGSNMAQASYQGMRMVSDERPFVLTRSGFAGVQRWSACWMGDNCSRWEHMEMTMPQLMNMGLSGVPFVGTDIGGFYDNATGELFARWMQLGALVPFARGHSTAGTARHEPWAFGPEVEAICREYLALRYRLMPYLYSLFWEASQRGTPVMRPLLYHFPDDTATYGIHDQFMLGPWLLAAPVYHADQRCRHVYLPEGTWHDWWTGEVTSGPAHILAQAPLERMPLYVRGGAIVASGPASLHAHEGPLAALTLDIYPGDGEWTHYDDDGISFAYERGECSTTRYRVGRTPQGLRFEAQPRQGSYRVPPRPLTLRFHGAAAQGGGYDAATQVLTVERRDDGQPFQLDIALA